One window of Candidatus Kuenenbacteria bacterium genomic DNA carries:
- a CDS encoding permease — translation MNIFYPVKIFSEWVCFRLLGLDSSSSIGEVVSYFFYDSIKIAILLLVIITFISFVRSYLPPEKIKKILTQRFQLAGHVLAAFLGIVTPFCSCSAVPLFIGLVESGVPLGVTFSYLVSAPMVNEVAAVLLLGLFGWKVALIYIISGVVIAVVTGFIIGRLRLENLLEKYVNQGKNFSSQSNSPQKIKVRLSEAWQYSWGLFLKIFPYVLVGIGFGATIHGYAPENILATLAGKRNFLAVPVAVIVGVPLYSNAAGIVPVVVSLIEKGLPLGTALAFMMAVTALSLPEMIILRKVLKFKLLAIYVTVLTLGIIFTGYLFNWII, via the coding sequence ATGAATATTTTTTATCCGGTTAAAATTTTTTCTGAATGGGTTTGTTTTCGCCTTCTAGGCCTTGACAGCTCGTCATCTATTGGGGAGGTTGTCAGTTATTTTTTTTACGACAGCATCAAGATTGCCATCCTTCTTTTGGTTATTATTACTTTCATTTCTTTTGTTCGTTCCTATCTTCCGCCAGAAAAGATAAAAAAAATATTAACCCAACGCTTTCAACTGGCCGGCCATGTCTTGGCGGCCTTTTTGGGCATTGTCACTCCTTTTTGTTCTTGTTCCGCGGTCCCGCTCTTTATCGGCCTGGTTGAAAGCGGCGTACCCTTGGGCGTGACTTTTTCTTATCTTGTTTCCGCACCCATGGTCAACGAGGTGGCCGCTGTTTTATTGCTGGGTCTTTTTGGTTGGAAAGTGGCCCTTATTTATATTATTTCGGGGGTGGTTATTGCTGTTGTCACCGGTTTTATCATCGGGCGTCTTCGGTTGGAAAATTTATTAGAAAAATATGTTAATCAGGGAAAAAATTTTTCCAGTCAGAGCAACTCGCCACAAAAAATAAAAGTTCGTTTGAGTGAGGCCTGGCAATACTCTTGGGGTTTGTTTTTAAAAATTTTTCCCTATGTTCTAGTCGGTATTGGTTTTGGCGCAACTATCCATGGCTATGCGCCGGAAAATATTTTAGCCACTTTAGCCGGCAAGCGTAATTTTTTAGCCGTGCCTGTCGCCGTTATTGTTGGGGTGCCACTTTATTCCAACGCCGCCGGCATTGTGCCGGTTGTCGTTTCTCTTATTGAGAAGGGCTTACCGCTAGGTACAGCCCTGGCTTTTATGATGGCTGTCACCGCCTTATCTTTACCCGAGATGATTATTTTGCGCAAGGTCTTGAAATTCAAATTATTGGCTATTTATGTTACGGTTTTGACACTCGGGATAATTTTTACCGGCTATCTGTTCAACTGGATAATTTAG
- a CDS encoding DMT family transporter, with product MLTRGNNSKPNLVVFQKEYFFVMMSGIISGAIIFSGQIFANLGLSLFEVSTLPFIGAVAVLFPFILFNKKYSYKTKNIPLLFLYGLIFALCSLTQFGGLFFGVPIAIVVLLLYTQPFWTTLTSALILKEKISRREIISVLLVLLGVFILLNPQDISTIGQPLGLAIAILGGIALSGWVSVGSLLSKRGNDPVNSFFTGEILLLIFLALFYPILRLATQDQSIIHFTFSWPFWIWIFFIIFSLITQIANNLFFLYGVKKVSAVKAGVIMLLEPVSGTTLAALFLDQPITANIIIGGLFIILANYLVITQKNQ from the coding sequence ATGCTCACTCGAGGCAATAATTCCAAGCCCAATTTAGTGGTTTTCCAAAAAGAATACTTTTTTGTCATGATGTCCGGCATTATTTCTGGCGCCATTATTTTCAGTGGACAGATTTTTGCCAATCTCGGTCTGTCTCTTTTTGAAGTATCAACCCTACCATTTATTGGAGCGGTGGCCGTGCTTTTCCCTTTTATCTTATTCAACAAAAAATATAGTTACAAAACAAAAAACATCCCGCTATTATTCCTCTATGGGCTTATTTTTGCTCTTTGTTCTTTGACACAATTTGGTGGTTTATTTTTTGGTGTGCCTATAGCTATCGTTGTACTCCTACTTTATACTCAGCCGTTCTGGACCACGCTCACCAGCGCTTTGATTTTAAAAGAGAAAATTTCCCGCCGGGAAATAATCTCGGTCTTACTTGTCCTCCTCGGCGTTTTTATTTTATTAAATCCGCAGGACATATCAACCATCGGCCAGCCGCTTGGCCTCGCCATCGCCATTCTCGGCGGCATTGCTCTTTCCGGCTGGGTATCTGTTGGCAGCCTTTTATCCAAGCGGGGCAATGATCCAGTCAATAGCTTCTTCACTGGAGAAATTCTCCTATTAATTTTTTTAGCCCTATTCTACCCCATTCTTAGGTTGGCTACTCAGGATCAATCTATAATTCATTTTACCTTTTCATGGCCTTTTTGGATTTGGATTTTTTTTATTATTTTTAGTCTCATTACCCAAATCGCCAATAATCTCTTTTTTCTCTACGGCGTCAAAAAAGTTTCTGCAGTCAAAGCTGGCGTGATTATGCTCTTGGAACCGGTTAGCGGCACCACCCTAGCCGCGCTTTTCCTCGACCAGCCAATTACTGCCAATATAATTATTGGGGGTTTATTTATTATTCTAGCCAATTATCTGGTCATTACCCAAAAAAATCAATAG
- a CDS encoding replication-associated recombination protein A, with amino-acid sequence MDLFDHQMNKNLQSSAPLADRLRPRSLDEFLGQEGIVGPGTLLRRAIEADDLPSMIFWGPPGSGKTTLASVIAKMTNSYFVELSGVTAGLKDLRAVVEEAKERRKYNNQRTILFVDEIHRWNKAQQDGLLPFVEKGIITLIGATTENPSFEVIAPLLSRSRVYVLKPLTPLNLKVIIDRALKDDSRGLGKYQAKIDKEAEDFLIKSSSGDARVILNALEVAAKNTRLDKSGQHVVDKKLIEEALQHKALQYDKAGDEHYNVISAFIKSLRGSSVDGALYWLARMVEAGEDPRFIARRMLILASEDIGNADPMALVVANAVFEAVDKIGWPEAQINLAQGVVYLAKAPKSNASYVALMKAKEDVKNTLNLPVPLHLRNAPTHLMKELGYGNNYKYSHDYSPEEGKQDYLPEELADHQYYFEK; translated from the coding sequence ATGGACCTTTTCGACCACCAAATGAATAAAAATCTTCAATCCAGTGCACCGCTGGCTGATCGCCTGCGCCCACGGTCTTTGGATGAGTTTTTGGGCCAAGAGGGGATTGTCGGCCCCGGCACCCTGCTCCGCCGCGCTATTGAGGCCGATGATCTACCCTCGATGATCTTCTGGGGGCCGCCGGGCTCTGGCAAAACCACCTTGGCCTCCGTCATCGCCAAGATGACCAATTCTTATTTTGTAGAGCTGTCTGGTGTCACTGCCGGGCTCAAAGATTTGCGCGCCGTAGTAGAAGAGGCCAAAGAAAGGCGAAAGTACAATAACCAGCGCACGATTCTTTTTGTAGATGAGATTCATCGCTGGAACAAAGCCCAACAGGATGGACTTTTGCCTTTTGTGGAAAAGGGAATAATTACCCTTATCGGTGCCACCACTGAAAATCCTTCGTTTGAAGTGATCGCCCCTCTACTTTCTCGCTCGCGCGTTTATGTGCTCAAGCCGCTCACTCCTTTAAATCTGAAAGTTATTATTGATCGCGCTCTCAAGGATGATTCTCGCGGCCTTGGCAAATATCAAGCCAAGATAGACAAGGAGGCTGAAGATTTTTTGATCAAGTCCAGCTCTGGCGATGCTAGGGTTATTCTCAATGCCCTTGAAGTGGCTGCAAAAAATACCCGCCTAGATAAATCCGGTCAGCATGTTGTGGATAAAAAATTGATTGAAGAGGCCCTCCAGCACAAGGCTCTGCAGTATGACAAGGCGGGTGATGAACACTACAATGTTATTTCTGCTTTTATTAAATCTTTGCGCGGCAGCAGTGTTGACGGGGCGCTTTATTGGTTGGCCAGAATGGTAGAAGCTGGCGAGGATCCTAGGTTTATCGCCCGCCGCATGCTCATCCTCGCCTCGGAAGATATCGGCAATGCTGACCCCATGGCTCTGGTTGTGGCCAATGCTGTTTTTGAAGCGGTGGACAAAATCGGCTGGCCCGAAGCCCAGATCAATCTAGCTCAAGGTGTGGTCTATCTGGCCAAGGCACCCAAGTCCAATGCTTCTTATGTTGCGCTGATGAAAGCCAAAGAAGACGTCAAAAATACCCTCAACTTGCCAGTGCCCCTGCACCTGCGCAACGCCCCCACCCACTTGATGAAAGAGCTGGGATATGGTAATAATTATAAATATAGTCACGATTACAGCCCGGAAGAGGGTAAACAGGATTATCTACCAGAAGAATTGGCTGATCACCAATATTATTTTGAAAAATAG
- a CDS encoding DUF333 domain-containing protein, giving the protein MFKKYLLAFLFFCVLAGVLFVIRGNEDGWLCVNGVWVKHGNPEAPMPTSVCGESINTNENNPVGLANPASKNCLDQGGQLTIKKDETGGEYGVCTLKDGSECEEWALFRRECQPGIKVITPQKDTTVQSPLTITGEARGTWFFEASFPVKLVDEFDNILATGVATADPPAGGDWMTEDYVPFKAELSFPLAITDKGYLLLNKDNPSGLPGNDLQLKVPVVLLKGETEKVKVFFNNNNLDPEISCQKVFPIEREILKTPAVAEAAIKELLKGPSQAEKDNGYFSNIPEGVKIQKLTIEKGVAKVDFDKTLESAAGGSCRVSAVRAEITETLLQFSTVKSVVISIDGRSEDILQP; this is encoded by the coding sequence ATGTTCAAAAAATATCTTTTGGCTTTTCTTTTCTTCTGTGTCTTGGCTGGCGTACTTTTTGTCATCCGTGGCAATGAAGATGGCTGGCTGTGTGTTAATGGCGTATGGGTGAAACATGGCAACCCCGAGGCTCCGATGCCCACTTCTGTCTGCGGCGAATCGATTAATACCAACGAAAATAACCCTGTTGGTCTCGCCAATCCAGCTTCCAAAAACTGCCTTGATCAGGGTGGCCAATTGACCATAAAAAAAGATGAGACTGGCGGTGAATATGGGGTATGCACCCTCAAAGACGGTAGTGAATGTGAGGAGTGGGCTTTATTTAGACGAGAATGCCAACCCGGGATCAAGGTTATCACACCCCAAAAAGACACAACTGTTCAAAGTCCGCTTACGATTACCGGTGAAGCGCGGGGCACCTGGTTTTTTGAAGCCAGTTTCCCAGTCAAATTGGTTGATGAGTTTGATAATATTTTGGCCACAGGCGTAGCTACAGCCGATCCGCCAGCTGGCGGAGACTGGATGACCGAAGATTATGTTCCATTTAAAGCCGAATTGTCTTTTCCCCTAGCTATCACTGACAAGGGTTATTTGCTTTTAAACAAAGACAACCCTTCTGGTTTGCCAGGCAATGATTTGCAGTTAAAAGTTCCCGTGGTCCTGCTCAAGGGCGAAACCGAAAAAGTCAAAGTATTTTTCAATAATAACAATCTTGATCCGGAAATTTCCTGCCAAAAAGTTTTCCCAATTGAAAGAGAAATACTAAAAACCCCGGCTGTAGCCGAGGCAGCCATAAAAGAATTATTAAAAGGACCGAGCCAGGCAGAGAAAGATAACGGTTATTTTTCCAACATTCCCGAGGGTGTTAAAATCCAAAAATTGACTATAGAAAAAGGCGTCGCCAAGGTTGATTTCGATAAAACTCTAGAGAGTGCGGCTGGCGGTTCCTGTCGTGTATCTGCTGTGCGCGCGGAAATCACCGAAACCCTACTACAGTTTTCCACAGTCAAATCCGTAGTCATTTCCATTGATGGCCGTTCTGAGGACATTCTCCAGCCATAA
- the mgtA gene encoding magnesium-translocating P-type ATPase: protein MKNLALDDYKKTKVEDVLKMLRSSEAGLTEKEAAERLKNYGPNEIHRKKRLSPIFKFFSYFKNPLIIILIIAALVSEATGETKNFVIIMVMIFLSVILNFYQEHKSGKAAEKIAKKLTVTATVIREAREKEIQIKYLVPGDIISLSAGDIIPADGMIISADDFFFNESALTGESFPVEKITRDHGDNLVYSGTNVISGYARVIIIKTGAETEYGNIAERLVRQEEPSAFEIGIKRFGFLIAKIILILTALIFLINAWNDKNLVDSLVFSIAVAVGITPELLPMIMSVNMSKGSIAMSKKGVIVKRLNAIPNFGSMDILCTDKTGTLTEDKITIVKYIDPRGKESPETLRLAYINGSLETGIKSILDKTILDFKNISLKGVKKIDEIPYDFIRKRSSIIFKEKNSTLMATKGAPEEIFKICSSYYSGGKEYKNSPEAEKKIVKLYEEMSRQGFRVLGVARKLVPSGKKIYAKSEETAMTLLGFIAFYDPPKKDVKETIALMEQHGIEIKILTGDSPLVTKKICADLKIKIKGILSGEELDINKLDDKALAVRAQKNTIFARLSPSQKEKIIEVLRKSGKVVGYLGDGINDSPVLLGADVGISVDNAVDVAKETADIILLKKSLRVLLDGVIEGRKTFGNTMKYMMMGLSSNFGNMFSMVGAVIFLPFFPMLPGQILLNNFLYDTSQLSIPSDKVDPEYLRKPKHWNISFIKKFMLVFGPVSSLFDFLTFFFLYSIFHLSGSNFQTGWFIESLATQVFVIYIIRTRKIPFLQSRPSSYLLITTLGIVVAGTMIATTPLAKIFGFSPLPAGILMIVFGLVIIYLLLVEMVKRAFYRKYGGEEQRI from the coding sequence ATGAAAAATTTGGCACTTGATGATTATAAAAAAACCAAAGTAGAGGATGTTTTGAAAATGCTCCGATCCAGTGAAGCTGGGTTAACCGAAAAAGAAGCCGCCGAACGGCTGAAAAATTATGGCCCCAATGAGATTCATAGAAAAAAGAGGCTTTCGCCAATCTTCAAGTTTTTTTCCTATTTTAAAAATCCACTAATCATCATATTGATAATAGCGGCACTGGTTTCTGAGGCAACGGGAGAAACAAAAAACTTTGTGATAATCATGGTGATGATTTTTTTGAGTGTAATTCTAAATTTTTATCAAGAGCACAAGTCTGGAAAGGCGGCTGAAAAAATAGCCAAAAAGCTGACGGTGACAGCGACAGTGATCCGAGAAGCCAGAGAAAAAGAAATCCAAATAAAGTATTTGGTACCAGGAGATATCATCTCACTATCAGCTGGTGATATTATACCAGCCGATGGAATGATCATTTCAGCCGATGACTTTTTTTTCAATGAATCAGCCCTGACGGGTGAAAGTTTCCCCGTAGAAAAAATAACCAGGGACCATGGTGATAATCTGGTTTATTCGGGAACCAATGTGATATCTGGCTATGCTAGAGTGATAATAATTAAAACTGGGGCTGAGACTGAATACGGAAATATAGCTGAAAGATTGGTGCGCCAAGAGGAGCCAAGCGCTTTCGAAATTGGGATAAAAAGGTTTGGCTTTTTGATAGCTAAAATAATTTTGATACTGACAGCCCTGATTTTTTTGATTAATGCTTGGAATGATAAAAATCTGGTTGATTCTTTGGTATTTTCTATTGCTGTGGCGGTGGGGATAACGCCGGAGCTCTTGCCGATGATTATGAGCGTCAATATGTCCAAGGGCTCAATCGCGATGTCAAAAAAGGGGGTAATCGTCAAGAGACTAAATGCCATCCCAAATTTTGGCAGTATGGACATACTGTGCACTGACAAAACTGGTACCCTGACAGAGGATAAAATCACGATAGTCAAATATATTGACCCGAGAGGCAAAGAATCACCGGAGACACTCCGTTTGGCCTATATTAATGGCTCTTTGGAAACAGGGATAAAGAGTATTTTGGATAAAACAATTCTGGATTTTAAAAATATCAGCCTGAAAGGTGTGAAGAAAATAGATGAGATACCTTATGATTTTATCCGCAAGAGATCTTCTATTATTTTTAAAGAAAAAAATAGCACCCTGATGGCCACCAAGGGTGCGCCAGAAGAAATTTTCAAAATTTGTTCTTCATATTATAGCGGTGGCAAGGAATACAAAAACAGCCCAGAGGCAGAGAAAAAAATTGTAAAACTGTATGAGGAGATGAGCCGACAGGGTTTTCGGGTGTTGGGGGTGGCCAGAAAATTGGTCCCCAGTGGCAAAAAAATTTATGCCAAAAGCGAAGAAACGGCAATGACGCTGCTCGGCTTTATTGCCTTTTATGACCCGCCCAAAAAAGATGTCAAAGAAACCATTGCCCTAATGGAGCAACACGGGATAGAAATAAAAATCCTGACTGGTGACAGTCCGCTGGTGACAAAAAAAATATGCGCTGATCTAAAGATAAAAATCAAGGGCATACTATCGGGAGAGGAATTGGATATAAACAAGCTGGATGACAAAGCCCTGGCGGTCAGGGCTCAAAAAAATACTATCTTTGCCAGACTCTCACCCAGCCAAAAAGAAAAAATAATTGAGGTCTTGCGAAAAAGTGGCAAAGTAGTTGGCTACCTCGGCGATGGTATCAATGATTCACCGGTGCTCCTTGGAGCCGATGTCGGGATATCGGTGGATAATGCCGTAGATGTAGCCAAAGAAACAGCAGATATTATTTTACTAAAAAAGAGCTTGCGGGTACTTTTGGATGGGGTAATAGAAGGCAGAAAGACTTTTGGGAATACCATGAAATATATGATGATGGGCTTGTCATCCAATTTTGGTAATATGTTTAGCATGGTTGGGGCGGTAATATTTTTGCCATTTTTCCCGATGTTGCCTGGGCAGATACTTTTGAACAATTTTCTCTATGATACATCGCAATTATCAATACCGAGTGATAAAGTCGACCCTGAATACCTAAGAAAACCAAAGCATTGGAATATTTCTTTTATTAAAAAATTTATGTTGGTTTTCGGGCCAGTCAGTTCACTTTTTGATTTTTTGACTTTTTTCTTTTTGTATTCAATTTTTCACCTGTCAGGATCGAATTTCCAGACTGGGTGGTTTATAGAGTCCCTGGCAACTCAGGTTTTCGTAATCTATATTATCCGCACTAGAAAAATACCTTTCCTCCAGTCTAGGCCCAGCAGTTATTTATTGATAACAACTCTCGGCATAGTCGTGGCAGGAACGATGATCGCCACTACCCCTCTGGCCAAAATATTTGGTTTCAGCCCTCTGCCGGCTGGTATTTTGATGATAGTTTTTGGCCTGGTAATTATTTATCTATTGTTGGTGGAAATGGTGAAAAGGGCGTTTTATAGGAAATATGGAGGCGAAGAACAAAGAATATAA
- the rlmN gene encoding 23S rRNA (adenine(2503)-C(2))-methyltransferase RlmN, protein MFDLEKLKQILSAEPSFRLSQALRLIFVDLLGTWAPATVFPIVLREKLQQEFPLPLDAKEFPSSDGRTIKILLKLADGLSVESVLMSYPGQRNTVCVSSMVGCPLACTFCATGKLGFQRNLTAGEIVDQVLYFSRYLKSKGGRVDNVVFMGMGEPFLNYDNVLEAIRFLNSKDSLNIGARHFSISTAGIPVGIKKLAKENLAVNLAVSLHAPNDQLRASLMPIARQYPLEQIFQAVDYYLSASHRKVMFEYLLIKDKNDGPAAAEALAKLIKKKLYHLNLMTYNLTGIFESSPPDRCRIFQSILEKKKVSVTFRHSFGGDIAAACGQLAGRKK, encoded by the coding sequence ATGTTTGATCTGGAAAAATTAAAACAAATTTTATCAGCCGAACCATCTTTTCGCTTGAGTCAGGCCCTCCGCCTGATTTTTGTTGATTTGCTGGGCACTTGGGCTCCGGCCACGGTTTTCCCCATTGTCTTGAGGGAAAAATTACAGCAGGAGTTCCCCCTGCCTCTTGATGCCAAAGAGTTTCCTTCCTCTGACGGGCGCACCATCAAAATTTTATTAAAACTAGCCGATGGCCTATCGGTTGAATCAGTCTTGATGTCTTATCCGGGGCAGAGAAATACCGTCTGTGTTTCCTCTATGGTTGGCTGTCCCTTGGCTTGCACTTTTTGCGCCACTGGGAAGCTGGGCTTCCAGCGGAATTTGACCGCAGGAGAAATTGTAGATCAGGTTTTATATTTTAGCCGCTATCTAAAGTCAAAAGGGGGACGGGTAGATAATGTGGTATTTATGGGCATGGGTGAGCCATTTTTAAATTATGATAATGTTCTTGAGGCCATTAGGTTTCTCAACAGTAAAGATAGTCTAAATATTGGTGCGCGCCATTTTTCTATTTCCACGGCCGGCATTCCCGTTGGCATAAAAAAGCTGGCCAAAGAAAACCTGGCAGTCAATCTGGCCGTCTCGCTCCACGCCCCAAATGATCAATTACGCGCTAGTCTTATGCCCATTGCCCGGCAATATCCACTGGAGCAAATTTTTCAGGCCGTTGATTACTACCTCAGCGCCAGTCATCGCAAGGTGATGTTTGAATATCTCTTGATCAAAGACAAAAATGACGGTCCGGCTGCAGCTGAGGCCCTCGCCAAGCTAATAAAGAAAAAGCTCTACCATCTCAACCTGATGACCTACAACCTGACTGGCATTTTCGAGTCATCACCGCCGGACCGTTGCCGGATCTTTCAGTCGATTTTGGAAAAGAAAAAAGTCAGTGTCACTTTCCGTCATAGTTTTGGGGGTGATATCGCCGCCGCTTGTGGTCAGCTCGCCGGTCGGAAAAAATAA
- a CDS encoding cysteine--tRNA ligase gives MRNVNIYNTLGREKQKFQPLKKGRVLMYHCGPTVYWTQHIGNMRGMVTADLIVRGLEYLGYKVKLTRNYTDVGHLTSDADEGEDKMEKASRRDNLEPDKIAKKYIEIFEQDIKELNTRPANYKPRATSVVPEVVQMVKTLLKNGYAYETDLAVYFDISKAKKYTQLSGQKMEENIKDAGKGEVSDPGKKNAADFALWFFRAGKHQNALQYWKSPFKSKLVKKGEGFPGWHIECSVMCKKFLGETIDIHMGGVEHIPVHHTNEIAQSEAANGVKFVNYWLHNEHLMVNNKKMAKSEGTGYALSEVKERGFEPMALRYFFLQAHYRSKQNFTWEGLEASKVAYQKLKDFMAAGEKGKSQAPNPKSLPHRQADKINHKSQIQKYRQQFITYISDDFNIPAALSVVWEIMKDDSLPYPDKKKLILDFDKVLGLRLDKIKKEKITVPEEVQSLVAERDKARKNKDWTKADELRKKIDGLGFVVEDADGKSVVKKK, from the coding sequence ATGCGAAATGTCAACATCTACAATACACTTGGCCGGGAAAAACAGAAATTCCAGCCACTCAAAAAAGGGCGGGTTTTGATGTATCATTGCGGGCCGACAGTCTATTGGACCCAGCACATTGGCAATATGCGCGGCATGGTAACGGCGGATTTGATAGTTAGGGGCTTGGAATATCTGGGGTATAAGGTGAAGCTAACACGCAACTATACTGATGTTGGCCATTTAACTTCTGACGCGGACGAAGGGGAAGACAAAATGGAAAAGGCGTCTCGACGCGATAATTTGGAGCCAGACAAAATTGCCAAAAAATATATTGAAATTTTTGAGCAAGACATAAAAGAACTAAATACCCGGCCGGCGAACTATAAGCCCAGAGCGACAAGTGTTGTCCCAGAGGTGGTCCAAATGGTAAAAACCCTCCTAAAAAATGGCTATGCTTATGAAACCGATCTGGCGGTTTATTTTGATATCAGTAAAGCAAAAAAATATACTCAGCTATCTGGCCAAAAAATGGAAGAAAATATCAAAGATGCCGGCAAGGGGGAAGTGAGCGATCCGGGCAAAAAGAATGCCGCTGATTTTGCCTTATGGTTTTTCCGTGCTGGCAAGCACCAAAACGCCTTGCAATATTGGAAATCCCCATTCAAGTCAAAACTGGTAAAAAAAGGTGAGGGTTTCCCGGGCTGGCACATTGAATGTTCGGTCATGTGCAAAAAATTCTTGGGAGAAACGATTGATATTCATATGGGTGGAGTGGAACATATCCCTGTGCACCACACCAATGAAATAGCTCAGAGTGAAGCGGCTAATGGGGTAAAATTTGTTAATTACTGGCTGCACAACGAACACCTAATGGTGAATAATAAAAAAATGGCGAAATCCGAAGGCACTGGCTATGCCTTGAGTGAAGTGAAAGAAAGGGGCTTTGAGCCGATGGCGTTGCGTTATTTCTTTTTGCAGGCGCATTATCGGAGTAAACAAAACTTTACCTGGGAAGGACTTGAGGCCAGTAAGGTGGCATACCAGAAATTAAAAGATTTTATGGCCGCTGGCGAAAAGGGTAAATCACAAGCTCCAAATCCAAAATCCCTGCCCCACCGGCAGGCAGACAAAATAAATCACAAATCACAAATCCAAAAATATAGACAACAATTTATCACTTATATTTCGGATGATTTTAATATTCCAGCGGCTTTGTCAGTAGTTTGGGAAATTATGAAAGACGATTCACTCCCCTACCCTGATAAAAAGAAATTGATCTTGGATTTTGACAAGGTATTGGGATTAAGATTGGATAAAATAAAAAAAGAAAAAATCACCGTGCCAGAAGAAGTGCAAAGCTTGGTGGCGGAAAGGGATAAGGCCAGAAAAAATAAAGACTGGACAAAAGCAGATGAGCTACGAAAAAAAATTGATGGATTGGGCTTTGTGGTGGAAGATGCGGATGGTAAAAGCGTGGTGAAAAAGAAATAA
- a CDS encoding magnesium transporter CorA family protein, translated as MLSKIKELKTRHALWLDITNPDQDNLKYLRQEFGFDPSDIAECAPLLQRQKINDRQKYIFIVLQFPVYNREVGTIEPSELDIFVSKKQLIVCHDGRLKPLVDFFNLCQTDPLTRSTIEKDDALTIFFKILSKLYNYCYPIINHINLDIDNVEKQILSKAEEETIRNVLLIKRNIVNFQKTLQSHYGILQRFVESMINFNCPEGLRKEFIFLVNHTKDIWNTLVNYKDTINALHETQTSMTNLKINEIMKTLTIFSVIVFPLTLLAAVFGMNTVESMPFVESEHGFWYIVGLMLFGLCMMLLYFKRRRWI; from the coding sequence ATGCTCTCAAAAATAAAAGAATTAAAAACAAGGCATGCTTTGTGGCTAGATATCACCAACCCGGACCAAGACAATCTGAAATATCTTCGGCAAGAGTTTGGATTTGATCCGTCTGATATAGCTGAGTGCGCTCCACTTCTGCAGCGGCAGAAAATCAATGACCGCCAGAAATACATCTTCATCGTCCTGCAGTTCCCGGTTTACAATCGTGAGGTGGGGACAATCGAGCCGTCGGAGTTGGATATCTTTGTCAGCAAAAAACAACTAATAGTCTGCCACGACGGGCGACTAAAACCCTTGGTGGACTTTTTCAACCTCTGTCAAACTGATCCCTTGACCAGATCGACCATAGAAAAAGACGATGCCCTGACTATCTTTTTCAAGATACTAAGCAAGCTATATAATTATTGCTATCCGATTATCAACCATATCAATCTGGATATTGATAATGTGGAAAAACAGATCTTGAGCAAAGCGGAAGAAGAAACTATTCGCAATGTGCTTCTGATTAAAAGAAATATCGTCAATTTCCAAAAGACCCTGCAGTCACACTATGGCATACTGCAGAGATTTGTAGAAAGTATGATTAATTTTAATTGCCCAGAGGGATTGCGCAAGGAGTTTATTTTTTTGGTCAACCATACAAAAGATATTTGGAACACCCTAGTAAATTACAAAGATACCATCAATGCCCTACACGAAACGCAAACTTCGATGACCAACCTAAAAATAAACGAGATAATGAAAACCCTAACAATATTTTCGGTCATCGTTTTCCCACTGACTCTTTTGGCCGCGGTTTTTGGGATGAATACTGTAGAATCAATGCCTTTCGTGGAAAGTGAACATGGTTTTTGGTATATTGTTGGACTGATGCTTTTCGGGCTGTGTATGATGCTTTTGTATTTCAAAAGAAGGAGATGGATATAA